A genomic window from Sulfurospirillum multivorans DSM 12446 includes:
- a CDS encoding metallophosphoesterase family protein: protein MSLFIIADTHFGHDNIKLYEPLRESIDDEMMIDLWNSVVSDEDEVWHLGDFAFKSKGWDYTKVLKGKITLLKGNHDFKKSSAFLKEHGFNRVIDSIVLDIPLEEKCVIEQRLHDTFSQELLDSCICWIQDFQGKRILFSHYPCFYNDVYAKEIENERKAVLETLFDWCHCDLNYHGHIHSKINEDKRCVNVGVEHTRFMPLKLC from the coding sequence GTGTCATTATTCATTATTGCAGATACCCATTTTGGTCATGATAATATTAAACTCTATGAACCTTTACGTGAAAGTATTGATGATGAAATGATGATAGACTTGTGGAACAGTGTTGTGAGTGATGAAGATGAAGTGTGGCACTTAGGTGATTTTGCCTTTAAGTCCAAAGGTTGGGATTATACCAAAGTGCTTAAGGGAAAGATTACCCTCTTAAAAGGCAATCATGATTTTAAAAAAAGCAGTGCATTTTTAAAAGAACATGGTTTTAATAGAGTGATTGATTCGATTGTGCTTGATATCCCATTGGAAGAAAAGTGTGTAATTGAACAACGCTTACATGATACGTTCTCTCAAGAACTTTTAGACTCATGCATCTGTTGGATTCAAGACTTTCAAGGCAAACGTATCTTATTCTCCCATTACCCTTGCTTTTATAATGATGTCTATGCCAAAGAGATTGAGAATGAGAGAAAAGCAGTATTAGAAACTCTGTTTGATTGGTGTCACTGTGATTTAAATTATCATGGGCATATTCACTCTAAAATCAACGAAGATAAGCGTTGTGTGAATGTTGGTGTGGAACACACACGGTTTATGCCTTTAAAGCTATGCTAG